ACGACTAAGCGTTCATGCGATAATTCTTGGATCAATTGCATGATTTGCTCGCTAGTGACCGTATCCAGTGCCCCAGTTGGTTCATCACACAATAGAATATCTGGATCGTTAACGATTGCGCGAGCGATTGCGACACGCTGCATTTGACCACCAGATAATTGATTAATCGCTTTATTGATGTGTTGGCCCAAGCCAACGCGCTCCAGTGCAGCTACCGCCTTTTGCTTTCGCTCCGCCTTACCAACGCCGCTCAGTGTCATCCCCATCTCGACATTATCGATAATGCTTAAATGACCGATCAGATTGTAACTTTGAAAAATAAAACCAACTGTATTATTGCGGTAGGCATCCCAGTCCGTCTCTTTAAATTTCTTAGTCGAAGTACCGTTAACGATCATATCACCGGAATCATACCGATCAAGACCACCTAAAGCATTCAACATCGTTGTCTTACCAGAACCGCTAGGCCCCAATATTGCAACAAATTCTTTTGGCCGAAAAGCAATCGAAACGTCATCTAGTGCTTTAGTCAGCGTATCACCGACTTGATAATACTTTTTTACGTGCTGTAATTCGAGCATGGTATCCCTCTTCTCATCTAAACCACTGTTAAACTGACTTTGATTTTACCAAAACACTTTACAATCGTCAAATATTCATTATAATTAATAATTGACGATATGAATAGACAGAAGCAATCTTAAACGCAAAGTAGAACCATGCTTCCTGCGGCAAGATTTTTGCCACGAGAATGGCATCATCCGTAACATCGAAGAGAGTGTGACATAAGGTGCCCAACTTTTGAGCATTAGCCTAGAGCGGCGAATAATTCACTGCGTGAATTATTTGACGATCGTAGCTAAGCGGAAAAAGTTGCCTTATGGAACACGTTTTAACTATATTATTCGGAAGTGTGAAGAAGGTGTTGGACATAAACAACTTATGTCACAACTCCTAACCTTAATCGTGGAGTAGAGGAGTTAACTATGGCAGATGAACAAAAAAATTTAAACACGTTGTTTGAATTGATCACCATTTTAAATCAATTGATTTTTGAACCAAAAATGATCCAGAAAATAAAATTATCTAAAAATGAAATTCTAATTCTAGGTTTGATCAAAGAAGGTAGCCAACCAGCAATGTCAGAATTGGCCAATAGATTAGGTACCTCTCCTGCTCAGATTACGCGTTCAGTTACCAGTTTAGAAAAAAAATCACTGGTCAAACGGATAATTAATCCAACTAATCGACGTATAATCAACGTTAGGTTGACGCCAGCAGGTAATCAATTAATTGGACAGCATGAACAAGCGGTACGTACTAAATTACAAAAACAACTTGCCGCCGTTTCCGCTGCTGACTACAACGAACTAGATCACGCACTGCAACAAGCTGTGACTATTTTAAAACGAACGACTTTAGGAGGTTAACCGCTGATGCACAAAACGGCTTTAAAACAGCAATTACAGTTAGACTTGGCTTCAGCCGAACAACTTAGCAATAAATGCAATTTGATTTATCAAAGCGAGCAGTCAGCAACTTCGCTTACCCAAGTTTAAAGACATTGCCTAAAAAGCAACGTGATCAATGGATGCTGTGCTAACCCACCAACCAATATTTTTTAGTCGCACGCATAGTTCAGAAAAGAATCAAACATTTCTTAGAAACAAATTTCAATGGTACCTATCAATATGTGGATACATTATTGACAGCACCGGCAGCACTGCCATTTGTTTGGTCGTTAACTACTAATCAAACAGGGTGACCGTGTTGACAGATTCACGTGGTCATTATCATTATTTATGACCCTAATTTGATCAGAAGAACCAGCGAATCAAGTTTTATTGGTGCCAACACGCTGCTAAGCTATTACAAATTATTTTAGTTCACTAAATCATTTTCACATAAAAAAGCTGTGCTAAGATTCTTAACAATCCAGCAACAGCTTTTTTAATACAGTTACATCGCCATCCAAGCAGCAGAGAGAATATTGCCGTCGGGATCTTTGATTTCTAACTCATACATTTGATCTTCGGGAATGCCGAGCTCAACATGATAATATGAACCACCATTGGCTGCTGCTTCAGCTGCGAATTCTTTAACTGCCGCAACACTATCGAAACTAAATGCCGTCATGCTGCCGCTGATTTTTTGCGTATCGGCCACTATTTGTCCTTGCAGAAATTTATTATAAAAGTCATGCGTTAGTAGCATGATCCAGATCGTATCACTCCACATCATACCTACACCGCTTTCATCCGAAAAATCCTTATTCTGCTTAAAACCTAATGCCTCATAAAACTTGATTGAACGCTGCATATCTGTAACTGGTAAGTTCACAAAAATCATTTTTGCCATCGTGCACCTCCTGATTTTTTTGAATACATCATCATTATCGCAAGCATGATCATAAATGGCAATCGATATACTTTCTCAGTATACTTGGGTTAGGGGGCTTTCATGCCAGCCACTGCAAATGCGCAAGTGCTCGGTTTTCGTTTACAAAATTAGCAACTAGCGCAACCACAACCAACAAGCGCCCTAGCGATAATCGTTGGTACCTGTGGCTTACAAACATGCTCCCTGATGCTTGGTCAACAGCTAACTATAATCAGTTGTCCGCCATCAAACGGGCACAACTCACACAAGCTTTAGAATCGAACAAGCTACTATTGTAGACTTCGAGTTACCGTGGTGCGCCCGTTATTTTTCCGACTGAACAAGCCAGTATTTTTCTAACCGCCTTAATTCCAGAAACAGATGAGCAGCCGTGGATCATACTCGCGGCTGATTGCCTACTTTGCCGGAACTCGCCCTTACTTTTGAGCAAGCACTACATTACGTTAGCACTGCTTACCACCAATTACAGCAACAATTGGGCAAATTAGGATTTGAGCACTAATTCAGTTTGCTAGAGCTTTATCAAATAAAGTCAAAAATTATACTGAAAGTTCTATTGAATCCCTTGATGGCACGCTTCATCCCCCTTAATAACCTCGTTTTAATATTAAAATCAGTTTATTTTTCTCTCATAATCCTTTATACTTTTAAAAATAAGTAAAAAAGATTGTGAGTTGAAAGTTATGTGGGAACGTATTACTAGAATTTCGCTGATCAAGCGGATCTTGATTGGGATCATCATTGGTGCCATTCTCGGTGTTGCCATACCAAGTTGGACTTGGTTAGAAATTCTGGGTGATCTATTCGTGAATTCATTGAAAGCTATTGCCCCGTTGTTAGTCTTCATGTTGATTATGTCATCAATGTCAAAACATGAAAAAGGCGCACAAACGCATATGCGTTCGATCGTTGTTTTGTATTTAATGGCAACTTTTGTCGCTGCTTTGGTCGCTGTTGGTGCCAGCTACTTATTCCCAGTCGACATTATTTTGCCTAAAGGAACTGCTAGTGCAGCGGCTCAAGCCCCAAAAGGCCTAGCACCCGTTATCAAAAATTTATTTAATAGTGCCATCGAAAACCCAGTCAAAGCACTGACTGAAGGTAACTACCTCGCTTTATTAGTTTGGGCTAGCCTGATTGGGATTGGTTTACGTCCGTTTGCCGGTACGACTAAAAAATTAGTCAGCGACTTTTCTAGTGCGATCACCAATGTTGTTCAATTCATTATTCAATTGGCTCCAATTGGGATCGTTGGTTTAGTTTTCCGCTCAGTTGCCGAAACTGGACTTAGTGGTTTAGCTCGTTATGGCCAACTAATCTTGCTGGTCGTCGGTACAATGGCCTTTGTTGCTTTGATCGTTTACCCAGCAATGGTGTTATTAATGACCCATCAGAATCCCTATCCACTGACCTTATTTACATTACGAGAAAGTGGAATTCCGGCATTCTTCACCCGTAGTTCCGCGGTCAATATTCCAATCAATATGGATCTTAGTCGTCGTCTAGGCTTAAATGAAAAAACTTATGCGATCTCAATTCCGTTAGGCGCCTCTGCTAATAGTGGTGGTGCAGCAATGACTATTTCAATTATGACACTAGCGACTGCGCATACATTAGGAATCAGCGTTTCTTTCCCGATGGCCTTCCTGCTATGTTTATTGTCAGCAATTTCCGCCACCGGTGCATCCGGCATTGCTGGCGGTTCACTTCTGCTAATTCCGCTAGCCTGCAGTTTATTCGGCATCTCGAATGATATCGCGATGCAAGTGGTCGGTGTTGGTTTCATTATCGGTGTCATCCAAGACTCAGTTGAAACTGCCGTTAATGCCGCCAGCGATATTTTATTTACCGCTACTGCTGAATTTGCTGACCTACGCCGTGCCGGTACACCCGTTAACATTACCGAGCGCGTGCGCAAAGCAAAACAAATGGAAGCCGGCGACGTTACAACGATCATTGAAGAACATCATGAACAATAACTTGAGAAATACCGCTAACTTATGCGGTATTTTTTTATGAAAAGAACTAAACCGTGAAAGTTCAAAACCCAGCTAAACCCTGATTGCACTAAGTTATTTTAGCCCAAAATTAAACACAAGCAGCTCCTTGAAGTATACTTGAGTCGTCTAAACCACGATACAAAGGAGTGCTTGTGCTATGGCTAGTATACCGCAAAATAAAATTGAAAAATCAAGTTTTAAAATAATTACCCAATTTTGTGCCTTGGCGCACCTACCAGCTTTGGTCCGCTTGCTCAATGATCACCGCCATTCTAACGTTTCACTAACTGCAATCTTGATTTGGTTACTCAAGGTTATTTTCCAGCGGCGGACACTTTACCGAGCAGAAGCACCAGGCATGTGTACCAAACGCACGGTCTACAATATCTTGAATGACGGTCGGATCAATTGGCAACGGCTTAGTTGTTTATTGGCACAACGGGTGATTACTGGCCTAGCACAGTGGCTCGACGCCCGCAAAAGTGGTGCGCTGATCATTGATGACACCCTGATCTCACGACTGAATGCGAAACAAACCGAGCTTTTAGCCAACACCTTCGATCATGATCGGCAACGCTACTTAAAAGGTTACCGTGGTTTGACCTTGGCTTGGAGTAACGGCCAGCTCGTGTTGCCAGTCACGACGGCAGTTTTGTCGTCACAGAAAGCACGTAATCGGGTGGGCACACCAGCTAAAACTTTAGATCAACGCACCTTAGCCGGACAACGGCGGGCCCAAGCGATGCGGCCAATGCCAGCGGTCGCACTAGAACTGATCAAGCAAGCGCGGGCAAATGGGCTCAAAGCTAAATATGTGCTATTCGATAGTTGGTTTACCTCGCCTAAAATGTTTGCGGCGTTAAACGACCAAAAGTTGATCGGTATTGGCATGCTTAAACGGACCAAGAAGATCTATTACCGCTATCGTGGCCGCCAATACACCGTCAAAACGCTCTATCAGTACTTACGTCAGTCGCATCGTCAATCACGAGCCGACTATTTATATAGTTGCGTGGTTCAGGCCGCTACCGCAAAGTTACCGTTACGCTTAGTTTTTGTCGCTAAACGCCATTGCGCCAACGACTACCTGGTGTTAGCGACTACAAAAACCAATCTGACCCCGGCAGCGATCATTCAACTTTATAGTCGCCGTTGGCAGATTGAGAACTATTTTAAGGCCGCCAAACAATATTTACGCCTTGATCAGACTCAGATCCAGGATTATGACGGGCTTTGTGCGCATATGGCTGTGACCATGATGACCTATGATCTGTTGGCTTGGCAACAGCGGCGCCAACCAGGCGACCCAACGATTGGCGATATTTTCTATCAATTGGATACCTTACTGCCGATCATTGATCTGGCGACTGCAATCGGCCAGTTACTAGGTGAGTTGACTAACCTAAAGGTGACTAAATCACCTGCAAAAATGACTGCGCAGATCAAGACACTGATTGACCAATTTTTAAATGGCTTATCGATTCAAACTTCGGCGCTGATCACGCTGAGCATGAGCAATAGTTGAAGGTTAATTTTTAGGCTGTAAAGCTTGGTGGACTAAGGGATTACTCGAATTGGAACTTTCACGACTTAGTGAAAAGAATAAAAAAATAGCGATTAAACTCAGATATAGTTTCTCTGGCATTTGTGCCAAAATAGCCCGTGCCTGCCGAAATAAACGCCTTGCTGTTGGCATTATTCCATGATAATCCGTAGCGTCTTTATACTCGGGCCGTAACAAGTAAGTATATAAAATTGCCAATCAAATATTTCCTGTGTTCGTTAAATAAGGTGTATACACAACTGAACTGATCGCCGCTACCTCCCTTAGGCATCAACAAAACCGTTATCCAAAGCCTTTTTTTCATAATATAATGCCACATTGTTATATTTGGATAAGCAAATCCATAGCATGTGCTGTCCGCATTAGAAAGCTCTTTTAAATAAATTCTGCATGTTTGATCGCTGCTAAAACTAACCAGATGATCTTTTGCTCGGCTGTTTGAATACCAATCTCGTTATCCGCCATTCCAACCACTGTCCCCGTCACCGCAACAACTCGTTCACCAACTTCCAATTGATTTAACTGCAGATGGACTAATTGTTGTCGCTGCCAGGCACTAAATAACCGCTGACTGATCAGCGCCTGTGATTGTATCGGCAATGGTGCTTCAGCAACTTCAGCTGCATGCATTTTCTGTAAAGCACTGGTGTGATCTGACAAATAAAAGCCACCCCACTTCATCATGCCCCGATCGTGATAATGATATTTAAAAAAATCAGCTGCCACCTGCTCATTTTTGGCTTTATGTAAAATCATTTTAATCACCTCGCTTGATCAATGTTTGTTTTTGCGGCCAGCGTTGCGTTCAGCACTTTACAGCTTTTTAAAAAAATTTGGATATAAAAAGGCACGAATGCCTATTCTTTGCTAAAATGAGTTCGACAAAAAACCACTCAGAAAGAAGGATTCGTGTTGAACTCATTTTATCAAAAATCATCACTTTTAACCACCCTCCACGCCTATTTTTTTGATTTAAAAGCGGCTGGCTTGTCTAAGCCAATGGGCCTTAACTATTTTTGGTTGTGTCTAGCGTTGTTAGTGATCGGTGACCGCCACTCGATCCGCCACTTATTTGAACAATTTCTGGGCCGGGTGACGAAGCATTCTTTGAACACGTTTTATCGGGCTTTGGCAGTGATCGGTGACCACTTGCCACAGTTAGAAGTGCGCAACTTGACGTATTTACTGACCTTGATTCCCACTACTTGTCAGGACTTGCCCTTATTATTGGTTCTGGATGACACGGTCCAACCCAAGTTCGGCCACAAATTTACCGGCGTCAAATATCTATTCGATCACGCCGCACATACGGGTAAGCGGCTCGTCAATGCCCATGATTTCGTTACTTTAGGTCTGATGATCCCAACACAGCGGGACCAAGATGACCAGCCAGTTTATACGTTCTTACCGTTAGCCACGCACCTTTATCAGGCGGAACAGGCGACCAAATACCAGCAAGCGGCGCAAATGATCAAGACGACTTTGAAATCGATCGCCAGCGACCAACAAGTGTTCCTACTGTGTGACAGTTGGTATCCCAAAGCTGAGATCAACCAACTGGTCATGACGCAACCTAATCTAGCTATGATCGCCAATGTGCGTAAAGATACCGCCATGTTTGGCTTACCCAAACGCACCGGTAAGCGCGGCCGGCCGCGGAAATATGGTGACCAGATCCATTTGGGAAATATTGCATTAAATCTTTGTTCGGCCGGAGATCAGATCGGTATAGTGCGGTGTCTGACACGCTTGATGCCCCAGCCAGTTTACATGATCCGCGTACAACGCAAGACGACTTGTCGTCTGTTCATGGCGACGAGCGCGCCCGAAGAATTAGCGGCGATCACAACCGAAACCCTAGCCGTTGATCCGACCCAGCTCACCTATCGGACGCCGGAGACCAGCGCCCCTGCGCCAGCGCTACGAGCGTTGGCCTACTATCAAAAACGTTGGGCGATCGAGACCTATTTTTATGAAATGAAAACATTCTGGCACTTCGGTGATTACGCCGTGCGTTCAGTAGCCAAGATTGAAGCCGATCATCATTTATTGAATACGGCGTATACCTTGATGATCGTATTGCCATTGACCCAACCTAGTTTAGCTTTTTTGGTAACCAAAAGTTTGCGTGAACGCAAACTCTGGTTAAGTCGGCAAATTCAAGCGGCGCTGTTTTTGGCTAGTTTAGCGCGGCAAGTGCAAAGGCGGTTAAAAACAACACCGGCCAAAGTGGTGATTCAGTGGTTGGCTTCTTGTTGGTCGGGGGTCAGTGAAAAGCTGTAAAGTGCTGGTTGCGTTGCAAAATCAACAAAATTAAAGGTCAATTGTGTTGTTTGCCGCAACAAGTGGACGACTGTTTCTAAATAGACTAACTGGTAAACGCGCAAACGATGTAACGGTAACGAACGTTCACGTTGATACGGTGCTTGAATATTGAGGAAGAAATTATAACTAGCACCGTAAATATTATTCACAATATCCAAGCGATAACGGTGCTGGGTACGCGGTTTAAAATAAAGTGCTAATCGTTGCTGAATCACTTTTGCCGCTTGCTGTGGTGTCTCAGTCAAAACTATTACCTCCATTGTGTCCGCCAACGAGCGCGGCCCGCGCTAACAGGGTACCGCCTTTCAATAAGCTGCTAGCAGGAAATAGCGCCGTAGTACCAAACCGTGCCCGGACTTGATCGAGTACGCGCTCAAAACGATCATCCTTTAATTGTCGTTGCGGATCTTGAAACAAATCAAGTTGTAATCCAGTATTAGGAACCAACTGTGAAAGCGAAACTGCAATGTACCGCACGGCTTGGCCTGACCAAGCGTCACGAAATAACGCCAACAGGTGACCAATTATTTCATGCTGACTATCCGTTGGCTCAATACGCAGAGAATGACTAAATCCAGCACGGCCATCCTCTTGTGCTGCAGCATGGGCAAAGCCGATCCCTAAACTAACACAGCCAGCTTTTTGCTGATGGCGACGCATCCGCGTACCTACTTGCAGCGCAATTTCGCGTAGTACCAATTCGATCTCCGCCTGTTTTAAATAATCACGCGGTAAAACTTGTGAATTGCCCCAACTTTTATCCTTCGGTGCAACTAAGTCATGGAGCTGACTGCGATCGATCCCCCACGCCAATGCATATAATTGTGCCCCAATGATCCCCATTTCTTGTTTTAGTTCATAGGGATCAATCTGTGCCAGGTCCCGAATACTGTGAATACCTAACCGTTGTAAATGTGCTGCGGTGCGGTGTCCAATGCTCCAAACTTTGGTTAAATCAGTGATTGGCCAAACTTTAGCCGCCATAGTTGCATAGGTTAATGTTCCTAACAATTCATGATCGTGTTTAGCAAATAGGTCAAGCGCCAGCTTAGCTTGCAGCGGATTTTCGCCGATACCCACAGTCGTATAAAGTCCAAGCTGCTGCCGCACTGTACATTGAATTTTTCGTGCAACCTGCAATGGCGTCTTCCCAAATAAACGCCAAGAATGAGTCATGTCTAGAATCGATTCATCGATCGAGTAAGGATAGCAATCTTCATCCGCAACAAAGGAACGAAAAATTTGGTTGATCGCCAAGTTTTTCTCAATGTAAAGATTCATTCGTGGTGGCACCACTAATAATTCTGGCGTCATTGGTACTTCATATTGACGCGAAACATTACTGATACCAAAGCGTTGCTTGGCCTGTGGCGAAGCAGCCAATACCAAACCGCTGCCGGTATTGTCTGCTTCTGACATGACAACTAGTACTGAACGCAACGGATTCAATCCGCGTTCAACACTTTCAACACTGGCATAAAAGGACTTATTATCGATCATAAAAAAGACACCACGCGGTTCATCGGCATAATCCATTCGACCCACCTCACCATCACATAATCCTATTATAGGAACATACGTTCTTATTTAGCAAGTTTTTTATGCCATTGACAAACAAAAAACCGAGTTATAGCTGCTCTAACACAGCTGTAACTCGGTTTTACTAACTTTTCTAGCCAAATACTTGAGTTCGCAGAATAGCCACCACTAGTGCCAAAATTTGAACCCCTTGAAAAAGCATTAAATTCTGAATCGCCGTTTCAAATGTGGTTTCCTTGATCTGCTCTCGATGAAAAATACGACTGTTCTTGCGAATTTGTGGTAGAACTAACCAAACCAATAAACTTTCCGGCGGTAAAAGACGTAAGATTGCGCTAACCGTGACACTAGCAAAACATAAATATAACAACGCATCATACAGCCACAGCGCCCGTTTTATGCCTAGGTAGTACGGCAATGTATAACGTTGATTGCGAATATCCTGCGGCAGATCCGACATATTATCGGCAAACATGACATTTGCCACCGTGAAAATATTCGGTAACCCGACCAAAACTAAAATAATCAACGTTAATAAATTGCCATTGATCATGAAACGCGGCCAATCAAAAAATAACCCTAGCAATCGCTCCGGCGCAACATTGACGTAGATCGTGATGAAAAAAACACCAAACCCTTCAGCTACACCAGAAAGCAATTCACCTAAGGGAAAACGAGAAAATGGGATCGGCCCAAAAGTATAAAAAATGGTTACAAAAATACCAGCGCCGCCCATAAATAGTAATAGTAAATTAGTTCGCCAAACCAAAATTAGGCCTAAGCCACACGCAACTACTAAAAAAGCCAGCATTAAGTTTAAAGCCCGCCGTGGCGATAAATGTTCGCGACCAATAATGTTATAAGTATCGCGATAATGTTGATCAACCGCCAATTTATAGTCCTGCACATTATTAAAGCCAGTCACAAAAAAAGCAATCGCCATCTGCGCAATAAAATAAATCAGTGAATTCAGCCAGTCAACACTTTGAAAATAATAAATCGAATACAATAAGCCTAGTATAAATGGTATTGCACTCGCAGTTTTTGCGTTCAACCGAATGAACTCTAAAAACAATTTAAAGGTCATCGGTTTAACGGTGGTTTCGTTATTCATTTATTTGCTTATGCCCCTTTGCGCTAAAAAATAAGAATAGGAACGCGGCAATATCGCCACATTCCTATTCTATTAAGTCAACATGAAAAGTACAACTAATTATTCAGCATAAACGTAGTTGCTGACCTTGATCGTACCTTTATCGCCATTTTGTGCCGCATTAACTAACTGAGCACTATACAACTTAAACGTATTTGAAGATTCAGTTGCCCCAGAAACGACCTTCACATTTTGATAAGTTGTTGCAGTCTTGCCCTTTAAAGCCTTGTTCAAATCA
This is a stretch of genomic DNA from Loigolactobacillus coryniformis subsp. coryniformis KCTC 3167 = DSM 20001. It encodes these proteins:
- a CDS encoding MarR family winged helix-turn-helix transcriptional regulator, coding for MADEQKNLNTLFELITILNQLIFEPKMIQKIKLSKNEILILGLIKEGSQPAMSELANRLGTSPAQITRSVTSLEKKSLVKRIINPTNRRIINVRLTPAGNQLIGQHEQAVRTKLQKQLAAVSAADYNELDHALQQAVTILKRTTLGG
- a CDS encoding VOC family protein, translating into MAKMIFVNLPVTDMQRSIKFYEALGFKQNKDFSDESGVGMMWSDTIWIMLLTHDFYNKFLQGQIVADTQKISGSMTAFSFDSVAAVKEFAAEAAANGGSYYHVELGIPEDQMYELEIKDPDGNILSAAWMAM
- the sstT gene encoding serine/threonine transporter SstT, coding for MWERITRISLIKRILIGIIIGAILGVAIPSWTWLEILGDLFVNSLKAIAPLLVFMLIMSSMSKHEKGAQTHMRSIVVLYLMATFVAALVAVGASYLFPVDIILPKGTASAAAQAPKGLAPVIKNLFNSAIENPVKALTEGNYLALLVWASLIGIGLRPFAGTTKKLVSDFSSAITNVVQFIIQLAPIGIVGLVFRSVAETGLSGLARYGQLILLVVGTMAFVALIVYPAMVLLMTHQNPYPLTLFTLRESGIPAFFTRSSAVNIPINMDLSRRLGLNEKTYAISIPLGASANSGGAAMTISIMTLATAHTLGISVSFPMAFLLCLLSAISATGASGIAGGSLLLIPLACSLFGISNDIAMQVVGVGFIIGVIQDSVETAVNAASDILFTATAEFADLRRAGTPVNITERVRKAKQMEAGDVTTIIEEHHEQ
- a CDS encoding IS4 family transposase encodes the protein MASIPQNKIEKSSFKIITQFCALAHLPALVRLLNDHRHSNVSLTAILIWLLKVIFQRRTLYRAEAPGMCTKRTVYNILNDGRINWQRLSCLLAQRVITGLAQWLDARKSGALIIDDTLISRLNAKQTELLANTFDHDRQRYLKGYRGLTLAWSNGQLVLPVTTAVLSSQKARNRVGTPAKTLDQRTLAGQRRAQAMRPMPAVALELIKQARANGLKAKYVLFDSWFTSPKMFAALNDQKLIGIGMLKRTKKIYYRYRGRQYTVKTLYQYLRQSHRQSRADYLYSCVVQAATAKLPLRLVFVAKRHCANDYLVLATTKTNLTPAAIIQLYSRRWQIENYFKAAKQYLRLDQTQIQDYDGLCAHMAVTMMTYDLLAWQQRRQPGDPTIGDIFYQLDTLLPIIDLATAIGQLLGELTNLKVTKSPAKMTAQIKTLIDQFLNGLSIQTSALITLSMSNS
- a CDS encoding IS701 family transposase, giving the protein MLNSFYQKSSLLTTLHAYFFDLKAAGLSKPMGLNYFWLCLALLVIGDRHSIRHLFEQFLGRVTKHSLNTFYRALAVIGDHLPQLEVRNLTYLLTLIPTTCQDLPLLLVLDDTVQPKFGHKFTGVKYLFDHAAHTGKRLVNAHDFVTLGLMIPTQRDQDDQPVYTFLPLATHLYQAEQATKYQQAAQMIKTTLKSIASDQQVFLLCDSWYPKAEINQLVMTQPNLAMIANVRKDTAMFGLPKRTGKRGRPRKYGDQIHLGNIALNLCSAGDQIGIVRCLTRLMPQPVYMIRVQRKTTCRLFMATSAPEELAAITTETLAVDPTQLTYRTPETSAPAPALRALAYYQKRWAIETYFYEMKTFWHFGDYAVRSVAKIEADHHLLNTAYTLMIVLPLTQPSLAFLVTKSLRERKLWLSRQIQAALFLASLARQVQRRLKTTPAKVVIQWLASCWSGVSEKL
- a CDS encoding Y-family DNA polymerase, with amino-acid sequence MDYADEPRGVFFMIDNKSFYASVESVERGLNPLRSVLVVMSEADNTGSGLVLAASPQAKQRFGISNVSRQYEVPMTPELLVVPPRMNLYIEKNLAINQIFRSFVADEDCYPYSIDESILDMTHSWRLFGKTPLQVARKIQCTVRQQLGLYTTVGIGENPLQAKLALDLFAKHDHELLGTLTYATMAAKVWPITDLTKVWSIGHRTAAHLQRLGIHSIRDLAQIDPYELKQEMGIIGAQLYALAWGIDRSQLHDLVAPKDKSWGNSQVLPRDYLKQAEIELVLREIALQVGTRMRRHQQKAGCVSLGIGFAHAAAQEDGRAGFSHSLRIEPTDSQHEIIGHLLALFRDAWSGQAVRYIAVSLSQLVPNTGLQLDLFQDPQRQLKDDRFERVLDQVRARFGTTALFPASSLLKGGTLLARAALVGGHNGGNSFD
- a CDS encoding 1,4-dihydroxy-2-naphthoate polyprenyltransferase; this encodes MNNETTVKPMTFKLFLEFIRLNAKTASAIPFILGLLYSIYYFQSVDWLNSLIYFIAQMAIAFFVTGFNNVQDYKLAVDQHYRDTYNIIGREHLSPRRALNLMLAFLVVACGLGLILVWRTNLLLLFMGGAGIFVTIFYTFGPIPFSRFPLGELLSGVAEGFGVFFITIYVNVAPERLLGLFFDWPRFMINGNLLTLIILVLVGLPNIFTVANVMFADNMSDLPQDIRNQRYTLPYYLGIKRALWLYDALLYLCFASVTVSAILRLLPPESLLVWLVLPQIRKNSRIFHREQIKETTFETAIQNLMLFQGVQILALVVAILRTQVFG